One genomic region from Pseudomonas hormoni encodes:
- a CDS encoding quinone oxidoreductase family protein, with protein MKALQFDKTGDLSALRYVEVPTPVPGADEVLVQIKAAGLNPSDVKNVLGRFPYTTLPRIPGRDFAGVVVEGPQALIGQEVWGTGRELGFFADGSHAQFVKLPANGVALKPTHLSFAQAASLGVPYTTAWDALERSLVTAQTRLLVIGGGAVGSAALALAKVRGAQVLAAARRPEQVKDLQAQGYQTLQLDKPEDLGAQVNAVYAGGADVIFDTTGFWLPASVAALAPFGRIAIIAAPVDGLVQLPALALYRKGGSVVGINSLLYGVQACAAMLDQFGRFFDQDLLPLPQGLFESPLAEGLERYAEVNQGSGDKVILLP; from the coding sequence ATGAAAGCATTGCAGTTCGATAAAACCGGCGACCTCTCGGCCCTGCGCTATGTCGAGGTGCCGACCCCCGTTCCAGGCGCCGATGAAGTGCTGGTGCAGATCAAGGCCGCCGGCCTCAACCCCAGCGATGTGAAGAACGTGCTGGGGCGTTTTCCCTACACCACGTTGCCGCGGATTCCCGGTCGTGATTTCGCCGGCGTCGTGGTTGAAGGCCCGCAGGCATTGATCGGTCAGGAGGTCTGGGGCACCGGCCGGGAGCTGGGCTTTTTCGCCGACGGCTCCCATGCGCAATTCGTCAAATTGCCGGCCAACGGCGTGGCACTCAAGCCGACACACTTGAGCTTCGCGCAGGCCGCCAGCCTCGGCGTGCCTTACACCACGGCGTGGGATGCACTGGAACGCAGCCTGGTGACGGCGCAGACGCGATTGCTGGTGATCGGCGGCGGAGCGGTCGGCAGTGCGGCGCTGGCGCTGGCCAAGGTGCGTGGTGCTCAGGTGCTGGCAGCGGCGCGGCGGCCGGAGCAGGTGAAGGACTTGCAGGCTCAGGGCTATCAGACGCTGCAACTGGATAAACCCGAAGATCTGGGCGCGCAGGTAAACGCGGTCTATGCCGGCGGCGCTGACGTGATTTTCGACACCACCGGGTTCTGGCTGCCGGCCTCGGTCGCCGCGTTGGCACCGTTCGGCCGCATCGCGATCATCGCCGCGCCGGTGGATGGTCTGGTGCAATTGCCGGCCCTGGCGTTGTATCGCAAGGGCGGTTCGGTGGTGGGGATCAACTCGCTGCTGTACGGGGTACAGGCGTGCGCGGCGATGCTCGATCAGTTCGGCCGGTTCTTCGATCAGGACCTGTTGCCGTTGCCGCAAGGGTTGTTTGAATCGCCGTTGGCCGAAGGGCTGGAGCGCTATGCCGAGGTGAATCAGGGCAGTGGCGACAAGGTGATCTTGCTGCCCTGA
- a CDS encoding DUF1427 family protein, translating to MSYLISLVIGLGVGLLYGALDFRSPAPPAIALVGLLGMLAGEKLWPMGRQLVTGWIS from the coding sequence ATGAGCTACCTCATCTCGCTGGTCATCGGTCTGGGCGTCGGTTTGCTCTACGGCGCACTGGATTTTCGTTCCCCCGCACCCCCGGCCATCGCGCTGGTGGGCCTGCTGGGCATGCTCGCTGGTGAAAAATTGTGGCCGATGGGCCGACAACTGGTCACAGGCTGGATCTCCTGA
- a CDS encoding AraC family transcriptional regulator: protein MALAAPPDLSDTDVPVQPLARTYPRGLYIEPHEHVWGQLLYAMSGVMWVETPHEALVVPPQRAVWLPPGVPHGIRVVSDLQMRNIYLRPSLAVTLDATVQVIEVGGLLRELIIGLVEQGDDGAPEYYEALVGLALLELKRARRSLLKIPLPDDSDRRLMNLCQAVMAAPSLDIPFEQHAENAGASVRTLARLFKEGLGMGFAEWRRQVQLATAAAELIQGVAVSTIARELGYSPSSFSDMFRRELGVAPSQFCTTL from the coding sequence ATGGCCCTTGCCGCGCCCCCTGACCTGAGTGACACCGATGTGCCCGTGCAACCGCTGGCGCGCACCTACCCGCGCGGGTTATACATCGAGCCTCACGAGCATGTCTGGGGCCAGTTGCTGTATGCGATGAGCGGGGTGATGTGGGTCGAAACGCCCCATGAAGCGCTGGTGGTGCCGCCGCAACGGGCGGTGTGGCTGCCGCCGGGCGTGCCTCACGGAATCCGCGTGGTCTCGGACCTGCAGATGCGCAACATCTACCTGCGACCCTCGCTGGCAGTGACGCTGGACGCTACGGTTCAAGTGATCGAAGTGGGCGGATTGCTGCGTGAGCTGATCATCGGCCTGGTGGAGCAGGGTGACGACGGCGCGCCGGAGTATTACGAAGCGCTGGTGGGGCTGGCGCTGCTGGAACTCAAACGTGCGCGGCGCTCGCTGCTGAAAATCCCCTTGCCGGACGATTCCGACCGGCGCCTGATGAACCTGTGTCAGGCGGTCATGGCCGCGCCATCGCTGGACATTCCCTTCGAGCAACACGCCGAAAATGCCGGAGCCAGCGTGCGCACCCTGGCGCGGCTGTTCAAGGAGGGCCTGGGCATGGGCTTCGCCGAGTGGCGACGGCAAGTGCAACTGGCGACGGCGGCGGCCGAGTTGATTCAGGGCGTGGCCGTCAGCACGATTGCCCGGGAATTGGGCTATTCGCCGAGCAGCTTCAGCGACATGTTCCGTCGGGAACTGGGTGTCGCGCCGTCGCAGTTCTGCACGACCCTGTAG
- a CDS encoding DUF6555 family protein codes for MNNAKLFVIEYTLHGAPKSFIIRLDKMDNAEAWHWASCDAGVGRIPRFGREKVQKTSKPMAEKFGVENVTWRPAN; via the coding sequence ATGAACAACGCAAAACTTTTCGTCATTGAATACACCCTTCATGGCGCCCCCAAGTCTTTCATTATCCGCCTGGACAAGATGGATAATGCGGAAGCCTGGCACTGGGCGAGTTGTGACGCGGGTGTGGGCCGGATCCCGCGTTTTGGCCGGGAAAAGGTGCAAAAGACCAGTAAACCGATGGCGGAGAAATTCGGTGTGGAAAACGTCACGTGGCGGCCAGCGAACTAA
- a CDS encoding metallothionein, producing the protein MIDSESKCDCPKCSCKLGQHPIARHGKHYCCEACAKHHEHGEECASKGCKCAHG; encoded by the coding sequence ATGATCGACAGTGAAAGTAAATGCGACTGCCCGAAATGCTCGTGCAAACTGGGCCAGCATCCAATCGCCCGCCATGGCAAACACTACTGTTGCGAAGCGTGCGCCAAGCACCACGAACACGGTGAAGAATGCGCAAGCAAAGGGTGCAAGTGCGCCCATGGCTGA
- a CDS encoding DMT family transporter translates to MMNLIILLAVVVAAGAVLSVQAAINGRLGETVGVLRSSLLTFVVGAVSTGLLIVFFEPAHAVSLLDVPKWQLSGALFGVVYMMVMVGAVPRVGTAVATVAVIVGQLGMGMLIDHFGWLGNPAIELSGSRILAMVLLGLALVFMYRSSTRQA, encoded by the coding sequence ATGATGAATCTGATTATTCTGTTGGCGGTAGTCGTGGCCGCTGGTGCCGTGTTGAGTGTGCAGGCGGCGATCAACGGACGTCTGGGCGAAACGGTCGGTGTGCTGCGCAGCAGTTTGCTGACGTTCGTGGTGGGCGCGGTGAGCACCGGGTTGCTGATCGTGTTTTTCGAACCGGCCCATGCCGTGAGCCTGCTGGACGTGCCGAAATGGCAACTCAGCGGCGCGTTGTTCGGCGTGGTGTACATGATGGTCATGGTGGGGGCGGTGCCGCGGGTCGGCACGGCGGTCGCGACGGTAGCGGTGATCGTCGGGCAACTGGGCATGGGGATGTTGATCGATCACTTCGGCTGGCTGGGCAACCCGGCGATCGAGTTGTCCGGCAGCCGGATATTGGCGATGGTGTTGCTCGGGTTGGCGTTGGTGTTCATGTACCGCAGCAGTACACGGCAGGCCTGA
- a CDS encoding DMT family transporter, translating to MQSSSIDVAATPATKPGLRLLLLPLVILAGMGLSVEAGLLGPLGVQVGHLWATLSIFGVGSAILFLLLLFSGPQQGPALNTLPRWQLIGGFLGPMYVVVLTLATPHIGIAMTMIAILSGQVGKSVLIDHFGWFGATRKKVNGERWLALLLIVAALVLIARG from the coding sequence ATGCAATCTTCTTCAATCGACGTCGCTGCAACGCCGGCGACCAAGCCTGGACTGCGGCTGCTGCTCTTGCCGCTGGTCATCCTCGCCGGCATGGGTCTGTCCGTAGAGGCCGGTCTGCTCGGCCCTCTCGGCGTCCAGGTCGGGCACTTGTGGGCGACGCTAAGCATCTTCGGCGTTGGCTCGGCGATTCTGTTCCTGCTGCTGTTGTTCAGCGGCCCGCAACAGGGGCCGGCCTTGAACACGTTGCCGCGCTGGCAGTTGATCGGCGGCTTCCTCGGGCCGATGTACGTGGTGGTGCTGACCCTGGCCACTCCGCACATCGGCATTGCGATGACGATGATCGCGATCCTGTCCGGGCAGGTCGGCAAAAGCGTGCTGATCGACCACTTCGGCTGGTTCGGCGCCACCCGCAAAAAGGTCAACGGTGAACGTTGGCTGGCCTTGCTGCTGATTGTCGCGGCACTTGTTCTGATTGCTCGGGGTTGA
- a CDS encoding LysR family transcriptional regulator — translation MHGLNELGFKALRLFVAVLDHGSFSEVARREGLAPSSISRQIQLMEQALSQQLLYRHTRAVSPTEAGRMLGHHARLVLVQLEEAEQALQEQQSEPSGLVRINAPVVFGQRHLTPWLGRLCERYPKLQLDIQQTDSYIDPLQEGADLLFRIGSLHDSSMQARILAPHRFQVAASPAYLERHGTPQRPEDLAAHQCLAYKGVTGQQRWFFRKDQQDWTPWSVKGPITGNHADTLTQAAEQGLGLVMFPSWLIGEAVRNGSLVPVLGDYQVSNSLEPQQIAVLWPGSRRLSVKVRTVIDFYVECFGPVPYWDRP, via the coding sequence ATGCACGGCCTCAACGAATTGGGATTCAAGGCGCTTCGGCTGTTTGTCGCGGTGCTCGATCACGGCAGCTTTTCCGAAGTTGCCCGCCGCGAGGGCCTGGCGCCCTCCTCGATTTCCCGCCAGATCCAGTTGATGGAACAGGCCCTGAGCCAGCAATTGCTCTACCGCCACACCCGCGCCGTCTCGCCCACCGAAGCCGGACGCATGCTCGGCCACCATGCGCGATTGGTGCTGGTGCAACTGGAAGAAGCCGAACAAGCCTTGCAGGAACAGCAAAGCGAACCCAGCGGGCTGGTGCGGATCAATGCCCCCGTGGTGTTCGGGCAACGGCACCTGACGCCGTGGCTCGGGCGGCTGTGCGAGCGTTATCCGAAACTGCAACTGGATATCCAGCAGACCGACAGCTACATCGACCCGCTACAGGAAGGCGCCGACCTGTTGTTCCGCATCGGCTCGCTGCACGATTCGAGCATGCAGGCGCGCATTCTGGCGCCCCATCGTTTTCAGGTCGCGGCGAGCCCGGCCTACCTCGAACGCCATGGCACTCCGCAACGTCCCGAAGACCTGGCGGCGCATCAATGCCTGGCCTACAAAGGCGTGACCGGCCAGCAGCGCTGGTTTTTCCGCAAGGATCAGCAGGACTGGACGCCCTGGTCGGTGAAGGGACCGATTACCGGCAACCACGCCGACACACTCACCCAGGCCGCCGAACAAGGCCTGGGGCTGGTGATGTTTCCGTCATGGCTGATTGGTGAAGCGGTGCGCAACGGCTCGCTGGTGCCGGTGCTGGGGGACTATCAGGTGTCCAACAGCCTTGAGCCGCAACAGATCGCCGTGCTCTGGCCCGGTAGCCGGCGGTTGTCGGTGAAGGTGCGGACGGTGATTGATTTCTATGTTGAATGCTTTGGGCCGGTGCCGTATTGGGACAGGCCGTAG
- a CDS encoding methyl-accepting chemotaxis protein encodes MTSQLTGLVNQVSDQAQRSDQAMERQRHETDQVATAINEMSAAAQEVAKSAQNAAVAAQQTDEEGQAAKRVVAGSIVKIHALVDDIRSSGVSLDSLQKDVSSIVSVLGVIRSIAEQTNLLALNAAIEAARAGEAGRGFAVVADEVRALASRTQISTQEIQGMIDRLQAGTQSAVEAMRRSSEAGDGTSAQANEAGASLDTMAQLIGTINSMNAQIASAAEEQTAVAEEINRSVHQIAVAVDNVADETQLGAQTSRSLADLGQRLGSLVGQFRI; translated from the coding sequence ATGACGTCACAGCTGACCGGGCTGGTGAATCAGGTGTCCGATCAGGCTCAGCGCTCGGATCAGGCGATGGAGCGTCAGCGTCACGAGACCGATCAGGTCGCCACGGCGATCAACGAAATGTCGGCCGCCGCGCAGGAAGTCGCCAAAAGTGCGCAAAACGCCGCCGTTGCCGCGCAGCAGACCGACGAAGAAGGCCAGGCCGCCAAGCGTGTGGTGGCCGGCAGCATCGTGAAGATTCATGCGTTGGTGGACGATATTCGCAGCAGCGGCGTGTCCCTCGACAGCCTGCAAAAGGACGTGTCGTCGATTGTCAGCGTGCTCGGGGTGATCCGTTCGATTGCCGAGCAGACCAACCTGCTGGCGCTCAACGCCGCGATCGAAGCGGCCCGCGCCGGTGAAGCGGGGCGCGGTTTTGCGGTGGTGGCCGACGAAGTCCGCGCACTAGCCAGCCGCACGCAAATCAGCACCCAGGAAATCCAGGGCATGATCGATCGCTTGCAGGCCGGTACTCAATCGGCGGTGGAAGCGATGCGCCGTTCCAGCGAGGCCGGCGACGGCACGTCCGCACAGGCGAACGAAGCGGGCGCGTCCCTCGACACCATGGCCCAGCTGATCGGCACCATCAACTCGATGAACGCGCAGATCGCCAGCGCCGCCGAAGAGCAGACCGCCGTGGCCGAAGAGATCAACCGCAGCGTGCATCAGATCGCGGTGGCCGTGGACAACGTGGCCGACGAAACCCAGCTCGGCGCCCAGACGTCCCGCAGCCTGGCGGATCTGGGTCAGCGACTGGGCAGTCTGGTCGGACAGTTCCGTATCTGA
- a CDS encoding Na+/H+ antiporter family protein: MNAVIAAVGVMLVLSLSRVHVVIALIIGALVGGLTGGLGIDATLKAFNSGLGGGATVALSYALLGAFAVAIAKSGLAHALADKALAMVDRQHANGGGSVKWLLIGLLWVVAIASQNILPIHIAFIPLLVPPLLYVLTKLQLDRRLIACVMTFGLITPYMFLPVGFGNIFLNEILLANVARSGVDISGINVTRAMGIPALGMVVGLAAAFISYRKKRVYDLEKIEQVEQVAVQYNPLSLMVAGVAISAAFIIQLLLDSMIIGALAGFLIFSVSGIVKWRDTDDLFTEGMKMMAMIGFIMIAASGFAEVMKATGQVQTLVEASASWIGHSKGIGALLMLLVGLLVTMGIGSSFSTVPILAAIFVPLCVQLGFSPIAIVCIVGTAGALGDAGSPASDSTLGPTSGLNIDGQHHHIWDTVVPTFLHYNLPLLAFGWVAAMVL, from the coding sequence ATTAATGCTGTAATTGCCGCGGTCGGCGTCATGCTGGTGCTCAGCCTGTCCCGCGTGCACGTTGTGATCGCGCTGATTATCGGCGCGCTGGTGGGCGGCCTGACCGGTGGCCTGGGCATCGACGCCACCCTGAAAGCGTTCAACAGCGGCCTCGGCGGCGGGGCCACGGTGGCGTTGTCCTATGCCTTGCTCGGCGCCTTCGCGGTGGCGATTGCCAAGTCCGGCCTGGCCCATGCGCTGGCGGACAAGGCCCTGGCCATGGTTGACCGCCAGCACGCCAACGGTGGCGGTTCGGTCAAGTGGCTGCTGATCGGTTTGCTGTGGGTGGTGGCCATCGCTTCACAGAATATTCTGCCGATACATATCGCGTTTATTCCGTTGCTGGTGCCGCCGCTGTTGTATGTGCTGACCAAACTTCAACTGGATCGCCGGTTGATCGCCTGCGTCATGACCTTCGGCCTGATCACGCCGTACATGTTCCTGCCGGTGGGTTTCGGCAACATCTTCCTGAATGAAATCCTGCTGGCCAACGTGGCCCGCAGCGGCGTGGACATCAGCGGCATCAACGTTACCCGTGCCATGGGGATTCCGGCGCTGGGCATGGTCGTGGGGCTGGCGGCAGCGTTTATCAGCTATCGCAAGAAACGTGTCTACGACCTGGAAAAGATCGAGCAGGTCGAGCAGGTCGCGGTGCAGTACAACCCGTTGAGCCTGATGGTCGCGGGTGTGGCCATTTCGGCGGCGTTTATCATTCAGCTGTTGCTGGATTCGATGATTATCGGTGCACTGGCAGGCTTCCTGATCTTTTCGGTGTCGGGCATCGTCAAGTGGCGGGATACCGACGACCTGTTCACCGAAGGCATGAAGATGATGGCGATGATCGGCTTCATCATGATCGCCGCCTCGGGGTTTGCCGAAGTGATGAAGGCCACCGGCCAGGTGCAGACGCTGGTTGAAGCGTCGGCGTCGTGGATCGGTCACAGCAAGGGCATCGGCGCGCTGTTGATGTTGCTGGTCGGCCTGCTGGTGACCATGGGCATCGGTTCGTCGTTTTCCACGGTACCGATTCTGGCGGCGATTTTTGTGCCGCTGTGCGTGCAACTGGGTTTCAGCCCGATCGCCATCGTGTGCATCGTCGGCACCGCCGGTGCGTTGGGCGATGCCGGTTCGCCGGCGTCGGACTCGACGCTGGGCCCGACCTCCGGCCTGAACATCGACGGCCAGCATCACCACATCTGGGACACCGTGGTGCCGACCTTCCTGCATTACAACCTGCCGCTGCTGGCGTTCGGCTGGGTGGCCGCAATGGTTCTGTAA
- a CDS encoding methyl-accepting chemotaxis protein has protein sequence MSLRQLSIQWKITLLAGLCLAGIVTLLVGLSLYRMEHSSELVKASSMEMLTEAAQARIESQGENQALGIRQQFMDAYQYGHGFSRQVLFLRDQAEKRFLDAFDLREDLTRQVKSALQANPELLGLSLVFEPNGLDGKDELFAGQAELGSNDKGRFALYWSQPTPGKVTSMALPETDMADTSTGPSGEPANAWFTCPRTSLKPCVIEPYFYVIDGQNVLMTSIVFPLMVNGKVIASLSVDINLNSLQAVSQGASKKLYDGQTNVSIISPAGLLAGYSPDASKLSQRLDAVDKTSGAELIRMLATSSKTTSLHSNQQLKVLSPFQPIPGGKSWGVLLDVPEKVLIGPAEALKKQLDDSNTAGTLVELGLGVLAALIGLLLVWLMARSVTRPILGVAHMLEDIASGEGDLTRRLAYDKKDELGQLAGWFNRFLDKLQPIIAEVKRSVQDARSTADQSSAIATQTSAGMEQQYRQVDQVATASHEMSATAQDVARSAAQAAQAARDADQATRRGLTVIDQTTHSIDNLAADMSAAMVQVEGLAANSEKIGSVLEVIRAIAEQTNLLALNAAIEAARAGEAGRGFAVVADEVRNLARRTQESVEETRLVIEQLQSGTQDVVGSMNNSHRQAQGSVEQVSQAVTALRQIGDAVTVISDMNLQIASAAEEQSAVAEEINNNVATIRDVTESLSGQANESARVSQSLNSLANQQQSLMDQFRV, from the coding sequence ATGTCGCTCAGACAACTTTCCATTCAATGGAAAATCACCCTGCTGGCCGGGCTTTGCCTGGCGGGTATCGTGACCTTGCTGGTAGGTCTTTCGCTGTATCGCATGGAGCACAGCTCCGAGCTGGTGAAAGCCTCGAGCATGGAGATGCTCACGGAAGCCGCCCAGGCCCGAATCGAGTCCCAGGGCGAAAACCAGGCGCTGGGGATTCGCCAGCAGTTCATGGACGCCTATCAATATGGCCACGGCTTTTCACGTCAGGTGCTGTTCCTGCGTGATCAGGCCGAAAAGCGCTTTCTCGATGCCTTCGATCTGCGCGAAGACCTGACCCGCCAGGTCAAGTCGGCGCTGCAAGCCAACCCGGAGTTGCTCGGTTTGTCCCTGGTGTTCGAGCCCAATGGGCTGGACGGCAAGGACGAACTGTTCGCCGGCCAGGCGGAACTGGGCAGTAACGACAAGGGCCGTTTCGCGCTGTACTGGTCGCAACCGACGCCGGGCAAGGTGACGTCGATGGCACTGCCGGAAACCGACATGGCCGACACCAGCACCGGCCCCAGCGGCGAACCGGCCAACGCCTGGTTCACCTGCCCGCGCACTTCGCTCAAACCTTGCGTGATCGAACCTTACTTCTATGTGATCGACGGCCAGAACGTGCTGATGACCAGCATCGTGTTCCCGCTGATGGTCAACGGCAAAGTCATCGCTTCGCTGTCGGTGGACATTAACCTCAACAGCCTGCAAGCGGTCAGTCAGGGCGCGAGCAAAAAGCTCTATGACGGCCAGACCAACGTCAGCATCATCAGCCCGGCCGGTTTGCTCGCCGGCTACAGCCCGGACGCCAGCAAACTCAGCCAGCGCCTGGATGCGGTAGACAAAACCAGCGGCGCCGAGCTGATCCGCATGCTCGCCACCAGCAGCAAAACCACAAGCCTGCACAGCAACCAGCAGTTGAAAGTGCTGTCGCCGTTCCAGCCGATCCCCGGTGGCAAGTCGTGGGGCGTGCTGCTCGACGTGCCGGAAAAAGTCCTGATCGGTCCGGCCGAAGCGCTGAAGAAACAACTCGATGACAGCAACACCGCCGGCACTTTGGTTGAACTCGGCCTCGGTGTGCTGGCAGCGTTGATCGGCCTGTTGCTGGTGTGGCTGATGGCACGCAGCGTGACCAGACCGATCCTTGGCGTGGCACACATGCTCGAAGACATCGCCAGCGGTGAAGGCGACCTGACCCGGCGTCTGGCTTACGACAAAAAGGATGAGCTGGGCCAGTTGGCTGGCTGGTTCAACCGTTTCCTCGACAAGCTGCAACCGATCATCGCCGAAGTGAAACGCTCGGTGCAGGACGCCCGCAGCACGGCGGACCAGTCCTCCGCCATCGCCACGCAAACCAGCGCCGGCATGGAGCAGCAATATCGCCAGGTCGATCAGGTGGCCACCGCCTCCCACGAAATGAGCGCCACCGCCCAGGACGTCGCCCGCAGCGCTGCGCAAGCGGCACAGGCTGCAAGGGACGCGGATCAGGCCACTCGCCGCGGACTGACGGTGATCGACCAGACCACCCACAGCATCGACAACCTCGCCGCCGACATGAGCGCGGCCATGGTGCAGGTCGAAGGGTTGGCAGCAAACAGCGAGAAGATCGGCTCGGTGCTGGAAGTGATTCGCGCCATCGCCGAACAGACCAACCTGCTGGCCCTCAACGCCGCCATCGAAGCCGCCCGTGCCGGTGAAGCCGGCCGTGGTTTTGCTGTGGTGGCCGACGAGGTGCGCAACCTCGCGCGGCGTACGCAGGAGTCGGTTGAAGAAACCCGTCTGGTGATCGAGCAATTGCAGAGCGGCACCCAGGATGTGGTGGGGTCGATGAACAACAGCCATCGTCAGGCTCAGGGCAGCGTCGAGCAGGTCAGTCAGGCGGTCACGGCGTTGCGGCAGATTGGCGATGCGGTGACGGTGATCAGCGACATGAACCTGCAGATTGCCAGCGCGGCGGAAGAACAAAGCGCCGTGGCGGAAGAGATCAACAACAACGTGGCGACGATTCGGGACGTGACGGAGTCGTTGTCGGGGCAGGCGAATGAGTCGGCGCGGGTGAGTCAGTCGCTCAATAGCCTGGCGAATCAGCAGCAGAGTTTGATGGATCAGTTCCGCGTTTGA
- a CDS encoding sensor histidine kinase: MRSIQRRLSLGLISVMVIVGLVLAQTSLWLFEMGLQRYLEAGLRNDSESLLVALVRGPQGLQLDERHLSPAYQRPFSGHYFRIDFADSHWRSRSLWDQELPRLDHPGLHSNLQLGPEGQQLLILRSDYRRLGQSISISVAQDYTPVRDSFKRMQQVGLGLGLAGLLLILLLQRITVRRALRPLERAREQIAQLQQGQRSQLDDQVPVELEPLVAQINHLLAHTEDSLKRSRNALGNLGHALKTPLAVLLSLASSEKLDAHPELRKILKAQLEQVQQRLNRELNRARLSGDALPGALFDCDAELPGLLATLNMIHGEHLELSYRAPAGLQLPWDREDLLELLGNLLDNACKWADAEVRLGVVETAEGFQLRVEDDGPGIPEDQRDQVFSRGARLDEQTDGHGLGLGIVRDIVDTWGGVLRLQESEWGGLSVVIELPKH, from the coding sequence GTGAGGTCGATCCAGCGCCGCTTGAGCCTGGGGCTGATCAGCGTAATGGTGATCGTCGGCCTGGTGCTGGCACAAACCAGCCTGTGGCTGTTCGAAATGGGTTTGCAGCGCTACCTCGAAGCGGGCTTGCGCAACGACAGCGAAAGTTTGCTGGTGGCGTTGGTGCGTGGGCCGCAGGGCTTGCAGCTGGATGAGCGGCACCTGTCGCCGGCCTATCAACGACCGTTTTCCGGACATTACTTCCGCATCGATTTTGCCGACAGCCATTGGCGCTCGCGTTCGTTGTGGGATCAGGAATTGCCGCGCCTCGACCATCCCGGCCTGCACAGCAACCTGCAACTGGGGCCGGAAGGTCAGCAATTGCTGATCTTGCGTTCGGACTATCGCCGTTTGGGCCAGTCGATTTCCATCAGCGTCGCCCAGGACTACACCCCGGTGCGCGACAGTTTCAAGCGCATGCAGCAAGTGGGGCTGGGTCTGGGGTTGGCGGGGCTGTTGCTGATTCTGCTGTTGCAGCGGATCACCGTGCGCCGCGCCTTGCGCCCACTGGAAAGGGCCCGCGAGCAGATTGCCCAGTTACAGCAGGGCCAGCGTTCGCAACTGGATGATCAGGTGCCGGTGGAGCTTGAACCGCTGGTGGCGCAGATCAACCATTTGCTGGCGCACACCGAAGACAGCCTCAAGCGTTCGCGCAATGCGCTGGGCAACCTCGGGCACGCCTTGAAAACCCCGCTGGCGGTGTTATTGAGCCTGGCGTCCAGCGAAAAACTCGATGCCCATCCCGAGCTGCGCAAGATCCTGAAGGCACAACTGGAACAGGTTCAGCAGCGACTCAACCGCGAACTCAATCGCGCACGACTGTCCGGCGATGCGCTGCCGGGGGCGCTGTTTGATTGCGATGCGGAACTGCCGGGATTGCTCGCCACGTTGAACATGATCCACGGCGAACACCTTGAACTGAGCTATCGCGCACCGGCCGGTTTGCAGTTGCCGTGGGATCGCGAAGACTTGCTGGAACTGCTGGGCAACCTGCTCGACAACGCCTGCAAATGGGCGGATGCCGAGGTGCGGTTGGGCGTGGTCGAGACGGCTGAAGGATTTCAGTTGAGGGTTGAAGATGATGGGCCGGGGATTCCCGAGGACCAGCGCGATCAGGTGTTCAGCCGGGGGGCGCGGCTGGATGAACAAACGGATGGGCATGGGTTGGGGCTGGGAATTGTGCGCGACATCGTCGACACGTGGGGTGGGGTGTTGCGGTTGCAGGAGAGTGAGTGGGGCGGGTTGAGCGTTGTCATCGAACTCCCCAAACACTGA
- a CDS encoding response regulator transcription factor: MRLLLVEDHVPLADELIAGLNRQGYAVDWLADGRDAVYQGSSEPYDLIILDLGLPGLPGLDVLAQWRAGGLATPVLILTARGSWAERIEGLKAGADDYLTKPFHPEELHLRIQALLRRSHGKVNQPTLQSAGLHLDEGRQCVTRDGADIQLTAAEFRLLRYFMLHPEQILSKSHLAEHLYDGETERDSNVLEVHVNHLRRKLGRSVIETRRGQGYLFGGQAQ, encoded by the coding sequence ATGCGATTGCTGCTGGTGGAAGACCACGTACCCCTGGCCGACGAACTGATCGCCGGCCTCAACCGCCAGGGTTACGCCGTGGACTGGCTGGCCGATGGCCGTGACGCGGTGTATCAGGGCAGCAGCGAACCCTATGACCTGATCATCCTCGACCTGGGGCTGCCGGGTTTGCCGGGGCTCGACGTGTTGGCGCAATGGCGCGCGGGCGGGCTCGCCACGCCGGTGCTGATCCTGACGGCGCGCGGCTCCTGGGCCGAACGGATCGAAGGCCTCAAGGCGGGTGCCGATGATTACCTGACCAAACCCTTCCATCCTGAAGAACTGCACTTGCGCATCCAGGCGCTGTTGCGCCGCTCCCACGGCAAGGTCAATCAGCCGACGCTGCAGTCGGCGGGCTTGCACCTGGACGAAGGTCGCCAATGCGTGACCCGCGACGGCGCCGACATTCAGCTCACCGCCGCGGAATTCCGCCTGCTGCGTTATTTCATGTTGCACCCCGAGCAGATCCTCTCCAAAAGCCACCTGGCCGAACATCTCTACGACGGTGAAACCGAGCGTGATTCCAACGTGCTGGAAGTCCACGTCAATCACCTGCGCCGCAAACTCGGGCGCAGCGTGATCGAAACCCGTCGCGGCCAGGGTTATCTGTTTGGCGGTCAAGCGCAGTGA